The genomic DNA GCGTTATCTGTTCTAAACTTCTTTCGTAAAATTCAACAAactattaattttcttttttatcattcgTCATCCTAAGAGTTTGAATAAACGTGCTTAAATTGATCATTTTAAAGATACTTCTTATAAACCTGAGCAGTAAAACAATACTTTCATATAGTTGTTCGCAGacatagtaaaaaaataaaggctGACACATTTGGATTTAACACATGATTGGACAGATGACCGTCAAGTTCTTGCTGTGTCCAATACATTGGAAAAAATCACTGTTGTACAAAAATAGCATTCTATTTTCcgttttcaaaattccaaagagagtataatatttgtttttgaaaatatgtttcgAAATTCCCTTTTTTTATTCCTTGGTCTTCGGTCATTATTAAGATGTTTTATGCTGTTTCCTAAACTATAAGATTAATGCATTGGGAACACATGGGTAATGTGCACCTAGTAATGTTGTTAAACACAGATTTTGCAATTtgttaagggactttccgtttagaatttccTCGGAGCTCggtttatttattattctacATTTTGCGAATGTTGTATTACAGCAAACAATGACTGACTGACTTTagattgattttgaattttaagtaTCAATTAACAGAATTTCAAAAGCATACTAGTATGTAGTTAAGTAAAATAATAGGATTCATACTGAAACCTTATATTTGCCCGCATTTGATCAAATGATCAATTGTTACTTGAGTTATGCGACATGCTTCAAGAGCgagattttctttaaatatcaataCAATAGCTAGACTTTGAAACACAGATAAAtggtttatatttcaatttctacAACGAAAAAACAATGGTATGTTGGATAGGGGCAGATATTCCGTTTTTGCAACAAATCACTTTCTGATCCCTTAAACAATTAACATGCTAGGTTCTTTAACAttgatatatatcaatatatacgATGTAacgtataaatatttataaaaggtCCCGGataacaaattgtgaaacagtacaaaaaagaaaagtaacGACAAGATTCTCAGTTTATCATACAACATGGCAACGATATTTTCGtactttatatgatttttttttacatcatttgaTTCGAATATTACTTTTGAGTCTATTGTACAAGAAACACGCGTCTTGTGCAGTATAAAAtgtcaatcctggtatctatgatgagtttgtttttGAAGGAGTTGAAACATTAGTTGAAGTTATTCtttatacgtttttttttaaaattgcaatattgcAACTACAATGCACCATCTAAAATCTTGTctgtacaaaaaaacaataacaactgAACGGATATGGCACCCTATTGTCAATCagaatagatatatattttttatttatttttctggcAATTACCGTTTGCACTTTTATCAAACTATTTTTGTTActgtaataaaatttaagaaatgtatTGTACACGTAAATGTTtacttattgaaaaatatattgattatttaatGCAAATTAATGACCAGTGTCAAATGTTAAGGTTATGGTGTCGACAAACAAGCTGTATAAGTATTTAACTCGACGCAGTGATCAAAGACCTGTTCTGGTAGACTGGTGAATTGAAAGCATAttccttttgattttgatacttagaaaagaaaaagaaacatggACAGCAATGTTAAACTTGTAAACTTTAGCTTTTCTTTTCTCTCCACAGATGTAGAAATGGAGCATCATCGACGAcatttgaactttgaaaaaataaaactcaaTGTCAGAGGAAGGCGTTTTGAGGTAATTTCGTCAACGTTGAGGAATATTCCTAACACTCGACTATCGTCTCTTGATAAGAACTCAAAATTTTATGACGTGGCAAGAGATGAGTATTTCTTTGACAGGGACCCGGATGTGTTCAATtctattattaatttatatgtaaTGGGAAAATTACACATTCCTAAAAATGTATGTGGAGCGGTCATGAAAGAGGAAATGACGTATTGGAAAATTCCTCATCACAAAGTTTCCGAATGTTGTTTGCGAACTTTTTATCAAGTTGAAGAGGACCAAGGGATGATCGAAGAGATAAAACGAGCGTATGAATACACAGAGACGTTACAAACAGAGACCAGTTGGAAAATCAAAGCCTGGCTGATGTTTGATCAACCTGGGTCATCAATACATGCCAAGGTATTCTATACATATTATCCTACTTTTGACTttgtagtatatatatattttttttacgggATCATATTCTTTAGGTAGGACATTCTGATATTCGATAAAGTATCACTGTATTaagacccattgatggccttcaattgttttctgctctttgatcgggttgttgtctctttgacacattcctcatttccattctcaattttaagatcGCATAAAAGAAGTTAAAGCAAGCTTACAATCCCGTCAATTTTTTAGGTATAGGGCATAATAcagatgatttttaaaaacatgaacCATCCTCTATGTTCAGTCAGACACAATAATaggaataaaaatatattttatgaatgtCACTTATGTAAGGGAGCTATGCAAATGATctaaaacaattcatatttcCCGAGGTCATTAGCCGagagaaatacatttttttagggtgaacatatttcaaaatgaacACTACCGGTAAAAAGTAGTTATTTATTCTATgacattttttctgttttgatctTACGGATGAAATGACCACGATACTGACTTTTAAATATGCTATCAGTCTCAGATATCTAAACTCGTTTACAACTTGTTGTTTATCAACCGCGGGCAATGTCGCATTAGGTATctccattttgttttaaattttattaagacACTGTAGCTATATTTCCTAACATGGcaacaatatcaaaatttatttgaatttataaacaaaaaacgtACAATGAGATATTTTAAGGATGACTGCTGGTCATGTTTTTGAATTCTTgtcaaattttcgattttctcaggttttatccatccaaatgtataaaaaaaataatttacacgACACCCCACTTTTGTCTATATAAATCTGTTCAATAGATCATTTCAGATTTAGTGATCCGGCGgcatgaaatccttgttattttttcttggtttaaagGGTAAAAAACAATTCCAATGTTAACAAATAGTAAAGTCTGAAGAAAAcccttttcccgccattttctaaatgtctcgtattttgaaaactacacacgagactaatgattttattactttattttgtttaaatatcaaagttgttttcattttaagcaaccacatgaaatccttgttattttaaattagagcagcagacatccttaacCTGTATTTGTGTGTTGATGTTTCATTTTGCTGTTACTTATACAAATCGTTACGTTTAATTGAAAGGGAATGGGATGTAGAGGGGGTGTGCATAAAGTAAAAACCCATGCAGTTGTAGCATGAATAACAAAATCTGTATTTGAATATtgtcattattatattttttttataacattcagTTTTATTTCAGGTATGGCATGGGTTTTACATGGTAGTTCTTATAATGAGTGCTGTAGTGTATTGTTTGTGGACCACGCCTTCACTAAGGACGACATTATACCTTTCTGCTGTAACTCCAGAGGATTATCCTTTCATCAAAAGTGGCGCTAgcttaaaattaaaacagttaATCTTAATGGATCCTATACCGACATTATTTGCACTAGAAATTTTCTGCTTACTTGTATTTACAATAGAGTGGACTCTTCATTTCTCATTTTGTCCTCAAAAGGTTAATTTCCTAAAAAGACCACTTAATCTCATAAATGGTCTCTTAGTAGTTTGCATGTGGATATCATTTGGTCTGGAGTTTGCTAAGGGACACCTTGCCGCTAATTCGTCTACAAGGGAGTTGTATTTCGTATGTAAAGCGGTAAACATGATGCGATTGGTTCTTTTTCTGCGGTTAGAGAGACAGATAAGTACATTACGGGTATTGataatgactataaaaggaagtaTGAAGGAACTATGTTTACTATTGATATCGTTTGGAATGGCAACCATGATTTTTTCTACACTCATATACTATGCAGAAATTCATGCTAACGATGGATTTGATAGTATTCAAATTTGCATGTGGTGGTCTGTTATTACTATGACAACTGTTGGTTACGGTGACTATGTTCCGTCAACAACGATTGGATATTTAGTGGGTGTCGTCTGCGCTGTCTGTGGATTGTTGCTATTAGCAATGCCAATTGCGATCATTGCATCGAATTTCTCAGAATATTATTCTCATCAGAAAAATCGTGATAGGTACATTACAGCAATCAAATCAGAAATAAATAGTAGTCAAATGAATGGTAGTGGAACATCAGTGAAATCCAATAAAACCATTCCCATGAACCACAACTGCACGTGATCACTAACACTATTCCCGTGAACCTCTAGCGACACGTGGTCAATTACACCGTTCCCGTCACCCACTAGCTGCACGTGACAAATAACAACATTCACGTCATTCACTAGCTGCACGTGATCAATTACACCCATTCCCGTCAACCACTAGCTGCATgtgatcaaaatattttgtatgcattccttcattaaatcattttgtcacaaaattCATGTGcttttttgacagtttttgaATGTGAAATAAAGTATTTGCGTTAAAGTATAAACACTATGGAAGATGGCTtgaacaaatatatcaaatgacGTGGAGTAGCTTATGGTCAAACTGGTGTATACACATTTTTACGGATAAGTATATTAAGAGacgtaaaaaaaatctaaatatatgtttaataacACTGATCTTTGTTAAATAAGGCCTGACGTTGCAACGGAATTCGTGAAACAAAAACctatgcaaaacaaaaaaaaaaacaaaaaaaaaccgtcATAATTCGGGGAATCAAAAAACCCTAACTAAACCAAtcgaaatataacaatgactGATAAAAGTATTTATCATAACAAATCTCGTGTCAACCATTTTGTTAGTAGGCAAGTAGATGTCACTGAAGTGGACAGTCAAAAACCATAAATCAAGGAAAAATCGACaaaacaccatggctaaaaccgaggaaaagaCATGCACCAGTTATAACACTACCCAGAAACCGATACACTGAGTAGTATTAACCCCACAAAACACGGGAGTTATATCAGGCGATCAAGGAAGGTAAAAAGATACTGCCCTACGCGTTGCAACCTTTGTGTTgctaaataatgataaatccGGTGACAATTTGCATTCGTTGAAATTGATGGCAgaattgaagaaaataggacgaaaTTGTGGCTAAGACAATATGACATCCATGACTATCTGTAcaacagatattccataacggcaAAAAATCATCTTGTCCTTAATGCAATGTTCGAAAGgtgacttcaacttcaccatttttaAAAACCATGGCTCAATAGCGTCAACTTTCTATCaaggaaaatatgataaatacgAAAGCTCGGTATTgtgtttcatgtttttaaaacttttataggTGTGCCATTTCTGTAtatttgatctcttgtgaaaatttgtattgttggcaatcatacaaaatattttttattaccttTTGGTTATATGGTACCTCTAGTGATGATCAGGTGAGCGAAGATCttgatttgtttaatatatatactagtataagaagatgtggtatgagtgccaatgagacaactctccatccaagtcacaattcataaatgaaaaccattataggtcaaagtacggtcttcaatacGGAGCCATGGCTCACACCGAACTGCAAGCTAAAAACGGCCCCACAattgacaagtgtaaaaccattcaaacgagaaaaaaatcaaacaaacaaatgcttaccctttcggTGCACCTGATTTCACACCGATTTTTAGTGGAgtttgtgttgtttcttatttattatttgtaactgttgatgtaaattgtcctttggttttgtgagtctttgtgtactccttggttttgattgttattgtctatatggtgaataaaacaaacaagatatgagaacacacaaacaaacgacaactactaaacttcatattcctgactgagGACAAGTGCAAATGATTGCAGCGAGTTTAAAGAGGTGTCAATGCAACCTTCAACATGATCTCAAACAATAGTGAAATATCACAACATAACACGCTTTTTATCCAGCTTCATCATTTTAGTCCCAAGACAGCAGTTCGGTAGGGAGAAGTTATTGTTGTTTGCTATCTGTCTACCTTTTccttttattgttttaacataattatatattgccctcgtttttagctcacctggcccgaagggccaagtgagcttttctcatcacttggcgtccggcgtccgtcgtcgtccgtcgtcgtccgtcgtcgtccgtcgtcctgcgtccgtcgtcgttaacttttacaaaaatcttctcctctgaaactgctgggccaaattaatccaaacttggccataatcatcattggggtatctagtttaaaaattgtgtccggtgaccccgccaaccaaccaagatggccgccacggctaaaaatagaacataggggtaaaatgcagtttttggcttataactcaaaaaccaaagcatttagagcaaatctgacgtgggataaaaatgttcatcaggtcaagatctaactgccctaaaattttcagatgaatcggacaacctgttgttgggttgctgcccctgaattggtaattttagggaaattttgctgttttttgttattatcttgaatattattatagatagagataaactgtaaacagcaataatgttcagcaaagtaaaatctacaaataagtcaacataaccaaaatggtcagttgaccactttaggagttattgtcctttatagtcaatttttaaccatttttcgtaaatcttggtaatcttttacaaaaatcttctcctctgaaactaccagaccaaatttaaacaaacttggccgcaatcatcattggggtatctagtttaaaaattgtgtggcgtgacccggccaaccaacaaaaatggccgccatggctaaaaatagaacataggggtaaaatgcagttttttgcttataactcaaaaaccaaagcatttagagcaaatctaacagggagtaaaattgttaatcaggtcaagatctatttgccatgaaattttcagatggattggacaaactgctgttaggttgctgccccttaattagtcaatttaaggaaattttgccgttttttgttattatcttgaatattattatagatagagataaactgtaaagggaaacaatgtacagcaaagtaacacctaaaaataagtcaacatgacctaaatggtcaattgaccccataaggagttattgccctttatagtcaatttttaacaattatttgtaaattttaactaacattttccactgaagctcttaggccaagttcaatatagatagaatgattgtaagcagcaataatgttcagtaaagtaagatatacaaacatcaccatcaccaaaacacaattttgtcatgaattcaaatgcgtctttgtttaatattcacatagaccaaggtgagcaacacaggctctttggagcctctagtttcttttctttctctttttGTCATGACGGGCCTTTTATGGGTCCTTGTCTTATGCCGAATAGTGCACTATATTGGATGTAAACATCTTCGTTGTTTGGTCTCTGGTCGAATAGGTGCGATCAACATAGTTATCTCCTTTTTTTGCCTTGTCACCTTGTGAATGAGTAAAAAGTCATCCTCTATATACATCGGAACGCGTTGTAAAAGAGTAAAGCgctattttcttttcatttatcattataattcCCCGTCATAGAAATTCCGATCGGAGAGAGACCAAAGAATTCTTGGACGGTTTAAtgcaaaaatgattttgttttcgcGTTTAAAGGAGGGGTGTAAGTAAGTGCACTAACAGTACAATTTTTCatagaaataatatttccaAATACTAGTAGTATCaccctttttcaaaatattttagaaattattatgaattaaggattgtatctccctcatgcaaagctctgattccttttacagatttggctatactttttggaatttttgaattatagctcttcatcttttatataagctttggatttccaaatattttggccatgatcatcactgaagagacatgtattgtcgaaatgtgcatctggtgcaggaaaattggtacccttAATGTTATTATGCAGATAAGAGCGCTAACAATTGCAAGTGTcgatataaaatattcaaattttgtaattattttagaAGAAGTTAGTCGGCACTGCTTTTTGAACTTGTTCAAGGCATCAATAGTTGATATAAACctatataagttttataaatccCTGCCAATAATTGAACACGTCAGAGACAGGACGAACAGTCGGGTGGATGGACATACTGACAAAGGATGAACGctgacatttttttgttgttcccTCGCTTCATAGaacaattatttgtaaaaaattggTTGGGCAGTCTTGATTTTAAACAAAGTTTGATAATGTAacaactacaactgaaaatataGCATCATTATAGAAAGTAaccgtaaaaaaataaatgaatgaggAGTATTAATTTATGGTATTAAACATGTCCTATTCTGGCGAAATATGTGTACAAACAGTATGGGATTGCTATATGTACATTTGTAGGAATCACTTTTTTATACAAAGTCGATCATCTTAAACATGTgtgaatttcataaataaaacatatttaaggATTCGaacagattttttgtttttatcaattacATGACGTAATCATGCAAGTTTATACAGGTATTAAAATTTTGCCAAACCATACtttgaataatataataatagtaTGATAGATTTATAAGTATTTGGCGTCATAAGATAAAATTTTCACTCTTTTTGAGTATGAGTAATAGTAAGAACATCTATGAATAGCActatattataaatgtacatgtatttaaatgttatatctgGACTCTACTATCAAGTGTAAACAATTTTGGGTCTTGTATTTGGCGTCCCCCTTTTATCACTAACTGGAACATTCTGAGGTGGGGGTGGTGGTGGCGGTATATATACTGGTTTAGATGATGGATTTCCTCCTACTGGAAAAATTCCGCCTAAAATAAAGGAGAAGACGTTTatcattcaaaacaaatgacaaatacTTTATATACAACAACTAAAAGAGACACAAGATTAGACCAATATAGCATGCATATATTTACTGCAACGATCAGCTGATATGAAGGCTAAGAATGTAAATGGGGGCATAGAAACTGAATAGCACTCCGAATATAACTTTATCTTTTAAACTATTCAAAATGGACAActgtaatttttctattttatgtattttactaGTATTTTATGTATGTTAAGTGACAATCTTATAAACTTGAAAGAGTAAATACTTGTTTTATTCTCTATCACTTCAAGTGCTACGAATTATCAAACAGTGAACATCAAATTTTGCAAACTTGAttgaaaatctggaccttaaattctctgttttttacaatccaaaataacgaaagacacccataccaccttaactgGTTATACAGCACTCACACTGTCGGATAAGGAGTGCCATACTCCTGATTTGCTATTAACATTTGATATATAATAGTGCACGTGGTGGTTCTGTTGTACGAAGCGATGAACCTTCCAGCGagttaatagatataagaagatgtggtatgggtacaactgagacaactctccatcaaagtcacaatttattaaagtaaatcTTTATAGGTCTGTTAACACTGTTAAGGAAATTTCTGAAAGTTCTGTTTAACATTGCCCCGAAGCCACATTACCAGAATCTTTATCAAGATGTCATTTACTGtagcaaaaatatcaaaagatatTACGAACCAAACTCACATAATGATACCATTTGATGTTCCTCGTAAAATCTTTGGTTTAGCTATAGGAAACACCAAAAATCATTAATTCATCAAATGAAATAGGTGGTGCAAAAATACGCCATTAGATATAGAATCTGTGAGTTCTTTCCAGTGGTTCATGAGCAGTAACGGACACAAAACGAATGTATAATAAACAGAATGAAAATCacatattatctttttttcaaggTATTTGAAATTCGAGATGAGACGTCTTTAATGTGGTATTCTAACAATGGTAACATAACTTAGAAttgtattctttaaaaaaaaatatttgtcggaagatttcccaaaaaaaatgtttcataatAAAACTATCCATATGACACGTATACATACAGTCAGGATTCTAcgtcgtcaaaattatctccccattacacCACTTCATTTTCataatcgtagaaatggaagccactgtagggatgacgcgctaccAGTTTTACTCTTtgaaaccgacaaatttatccacattgcaccattacgatccttatatgtcagttgtattttaaaggacaaatgtatcaactagctaagtaatgagcatcagttaatgatcttgtctgcattgattcaacttaaaactattgtctgatcggttgtcaggtggaatttttgaaaattcataaacatttaaaaagaattctaatgaaatatttcgtggaagggcagactatATTTATTTAGTGGATGAAGACTATACaccctagttatca from Mytilus trossulus isolate FHL-02 chromosome 8, PNRI_Mtr1.1.1.hap1, whole genome shotgun sequence includes the following:
- the LOC134681789 gene encoding potassium voltage-gated channel subfamily C member 3-like — its product is MEHHRRHLNFEKIKLNVRGRRFEVISSTLRNIPNTRLSSLDKNSKFYDVARDEYFFDRDPDVFNSIINLYVMGKLHIPKNVCGAVMKEEMTYWKIPHHKVSECCLRTFYQVEEDQGMIEEIKRAYEYTETLQTETSWKIKAWLMFDQPGSSIHAKVWHGFYMVVLIMSAVVYCLWTTPSLRTTLYLSAVTPEDYPFIKSGASLKLKQLILMDPIPTLFALEIFCLLVFTIEWTLHFSFCPQKVNFLKRPLNLINGLLVVCMWISFGLEFAKGHLAANSSTRELYFVCKAVNMMRLVLFLRLERQISTLRVLIMTIKGSMKELCLLLISFGMATMIFSTLIYYAEIHANDGFDSIQICMWWSVITMTTVGYGDYVPSTTIGYLVGVVCAVCGLLLLAMPIAIIASNFSEYYSHQKNRDRYITAIKSEINSSQMNGSGTSVKSNKTIPMNHNCT